One Brevibacillus choshinensis genomic window carries:
- a CDS encoding helix-turn-helix transcriptional regulator yields MTNEGTSTRDQILHMLKVKGSLSVSDMAVELGITEMAVRRHLNTLERDNLIKSTLVRQAMGRPTNVYSLSQEADELFPRNYSHLTLDFLQDLKDMDGIGKVEMLFRRRENRLEESYRAHMQGELEDRVAKLAELQNDKGYMVEWEKDPAGEGYRIQEYNCPISQVAREFNQACNCELSLFRRVLDANVEQTSCMAKGGDKCVFEVKQQKS; encoded by the coding sequence ATGACAAATGAAGGAACGTCCACCCGTGACCAAATTCTCCACATGCTCAAGGTGAAAGGCTCGCTGTCGGTTAGTGACATGGCTGTTGAGCTTGGAATTACAGAAATGGCAGTAAGACGCCATCTGAATACCCTCGAGAGGGACAACTTGATCAAGTCTACGCTTGTTCGACAAGCGATGGGACGTCCAACCAATGTATATTCCTTGTCGCAGGAAGCAGACGAGCTGTTTCCGCGCAATTATTCTCATTTGACTTTAGATTTTCTGCAAGACCTGAAGGATATGGATGGCATCGGGAAAGTGGAGATGCTGTTTCGCAGGCGGGAAAACCGTCTCGAAGAATCTTATCGGGCTCATATGCAAGGGGAACTCGAAGACCGGGTAGCAAAGCTTGCTGAGCTGCAGAACGATAAAGGCTACATGGTGGAGTGGGAAAAGGATCCGGCCGGGGAAGGCTACCGCATTCAGGAGTACAACTGTCCGATCTCCCAAGTGGCTCGTGAATTCAACCAGGCCTGCAACTGTGAATTGTCCTTGTTCCGCCGAGTGCTGGATGCCAATGTGGAACAGACCTCCTGCATGGCAAAAGGCGGGGACAAATGCGTGTTTGAAGTGAAGCAGCAAAAGAGCTGA
- a CDS encoding TIGR01457 family HAD-type hydrolase — translation MTSTAYKGYLLDLDGTIYRGGQAIPGAAAFISYLKEQRIPFLYLTNNSSASQEHVAERLCAMGIDAEPADVYTSSMATAQYLRENAAAGAKVYMIGEDGLREQLMANGFEISGDSPDYVVVGIDRAFTYEKLATATRAVRSGAVLLATNADAALPTEHGLYPGNGSLVAAVSVASATKPIVIGKPQSLIVNYAMDILGTRADETLIVGDNLYTDIEAGANSGLDSLLVLTGYSTREEAGVHPARPTHIAEDLMEWMQRLTL, via the coding sequence ATGACTTCGACTGCCTACAAAGGCTATTTGCTGGATTTGGATGGTACGATTTATCGTGGCGGCCAAGCTATCCCAGGAGCAGCAGCCTTCATTTCCTACCTGAAGGAACAGCGTATTCCTTTCCTGTACTTGACCAACAACTCGTCCGCTTCTCAAGAGCATGTAGCCGAACGGTTATGTGCGATGGGGATCGATGCGGAGCCCGCAGATGTGTATACCTCCAGTATGGCTACTGCTCAATACCTCAGAGAAAACGCAGCAGCAGGCGCGAAGGTCTACATGATCGGCGAGGATGGTTTGCGAGAGCAGCTCATGGCAAACGGCTTTGAGATTTCGGGGGATTCCCCCGATTATGTAGTGGTCGGCATCGATCGTGCTTTCACCTATGAAAAACTGGCGACGGCTACTCGTGCGGTTCGATCCGGAGCGGTTTTGCTTGCAACCAATGCAGATGCTGCACTGCCAACGGAACATGGCTTGTACCCCGGGAATGGTTCCCTCGTAGCGGCTGTCTCCGTGGCCTCCGCGACAAAGCCGATTGTCATCGGCAAGCCTCAGTCGCTCATCGTAAACTACGCCATGGATATTCTGGGGACACGTGCCGATGAGACCTTGATCGTTGGCGACAATCTGTATACGGATATCGAAGCGGGAGCCAACAGTGGGCTGGACAGTCTGCTCGTGCTGACGGGTTATTCGACCCGAGAGGAAGCAGGAGTCCATCCTGCCCGCCCTACGCATATTGCCGAGGATCTCATGGAGTGGATGCAAAGACTAACTCTCTAG
- a CDS encoding 2-hydroxyacid dehydrogenase — translation MKKPKVLVTRQVASEAISLLKTVAEVDVWERDEPIPRDLLLKRVEEADAILTMLTERVDEELLNRAKQLRVVANMAVGHDNIDLAACKERDIWVTNTPDVLTEATADLAFALLMATGRRLTEANRFLLNGEWTAWSPSLMAGQNVYGSTLGIIGMGRIGEAVARRAKGFGMRILYHNRNRKEQAEAETGAQLASLEVLLRESDYVVLLTPLSEETRLLMGEKEFSWMKPTSVFINVSRGGTVDEGALYQALVKKQIWAAGLDVFQQEPVPANHPLLSLPNVVALPHIGSATEQTRGEMARLAAANIVAVLEGQKPLTAL, via the coding sequence ATGAAGAAGCCAAAGGTGTTAGTGACGAGGCAAGTAGCGAGTGAAGCCATTTCCTTGCTAAAGACAGTAGCCGAGGTAGACGTGTGGGAGCGGGATGAGCCGATTCCACGTGATCTGCTGTTGAAAAGAGTGGAGGAGGCAGACGCGATCCTGACGATGCTGACGGAACGCGTCGATGAAGAACTGCTGAATCGTGCCAAACAGCTTCGCGTCGTGGCAAACATGGCGGTGGGGCACGACAATATCGACCTCGCTGCATGCAAAGAGCGCGATATTTGGGTGACGAATACGCCGGATGTATTGACAGAAGCGACGGCTGATCTGGCTTTTGCCCTGCTGATGGCGACGGGAAGGCGATTGACGGAGGCCAATCGGTTCCTTTTGAATGGCGAGTGGACCGCATGGAGTCCGTCATTGATGGCGGGGCAAAATGTGTACGGCTCGACCCTGGGGATAATCGGAATGGGCAGAATCGGGGAAGCGGTGGCGAGGCGTGCCAAAGGATTCGGCATGCGGATCCTCTATCACAACAGAAATCGCAAGGAGCAGGCCGAAGCAGAAACGGGAGCGCAGCTGGCTTCTTTGGAAGTATTGCTTCGGGAATCCGACTACGTCGTGCTGCTGACTCCTCTGTCTGAAGAAACGCGATTGCTAATGGGTGAAAAGGAGTTTTCCTGGATGAAGCCAACCTCGGTCTTTATCAATGTGTCTCGGGGTGGCACCGTGGATGAAGGGGCTCTTTATCAGGCCTTGGTGAAAAAGCAGATATGGGCGGCAGGACTGGATGTTTTTCAGCAGGAGCCGGTGCCGGCAAATCATCCGCTGCTCTCTTTGCCAAACGTCGTAGCACTCCCGCACATCGGAAGTGCTACCGAACAGACGCGAGGGGAAATGGCGAGACTGGCAGCAGCCAATATCGTAGCTGTACTGGAAGGTCAGAAGCCGCTGACAGCGCTATGA
- a CDS encoding NAD(P)/FAD-dependent oxidoreductase translates to MKRLVILGGGYGGLRIIERVLSPELPDDVFITLVDRMPFHGLKTEYYALAAGTTPESHLRVTFPNDPRLTIKYGEISGLDLDEQVVNFTNGDTISYDWLVIGLGCEDRYHDIPGADLHTCSIQSMGATRSTYSAINNVNPYGTVTVVGGGLSGVEMAAELRESRPDLNVRIIDRGQSILSPFPKKLQEYASQWFIEHEVQLVSMACVTGIEPGVVYNHNQPVESDVIVWTAGIQANRIVRELPIETDNIGRAKLNQYHQIPSHPNVYVVGDCASTIIAPSAQTAEIQGDQIALMLKKDIKGEEYPASLPPLKHKGFLGSLGKKEGFASMGKVSLVGQMARVIKSGQLWMYKKHMG, encoded by the coding sequence ATGAAACGACTTGTGATCCTTGGTGGAGGATACGGGGGTCTTCGTATTATTGAGCGAGTCCTGTCCCCTGAGTTACCAGACGACGTGTTTATTACCCTCGTAGACCGGATGCCGTTTCACGGCTTGAAAACAGAGTACTACGCTCTGGCTGCAGGGACGACACCGGAATCTCACTTGCGCGTCACTTTTCCCAATGATCCTCGCCTGACGATCAAATACGGGGAAATTTCCGGATTGGATCTGGACGAGCAGGTAGTAAATTTTACCAACGGGGACACCATTTCCTACGACTGGCTCGTCATTGGTTTGGGCTGTGAGGACCGTTACCACGATATCCCTGGTGCTGATCTCCATACGTGCTCCATTCAATCTATGGGAGCGACCCGCAGCACTTATTCGGCCATTAATAATGTGAATCCGTATGGTACGGTTACGGTAGTGGGTGGAGGCCTGAGCGGCGTCGAGATGGCTGCTGAGCTCCGTGAAAGCCGCCCAGACCTGAACGTGCGCATTATAGACCGCGGACAAAGTATTCTTAGCCCATTCCCGAAAAAACTGCAAGAGTATGCCTCTCAATGGTTCATCGAACACGAAGTGCAGCTCGTCTCCATGGCCTGCGTGACTGGCATCGAGCCTGGTGTTGTGTACAACCACAATCAGCCAGTGGAGAGCGACGTGATTGTATGGACTGCCGGTATCCAAGCAAACCGGATCGTGCGCGAACTGCCGATCGAAACAGACAACATTGGTCGCGCCAAATTAAACCAGTATCACCAAATTCCGTCCCATCCGAACGTTTACGTCGTGGGTGACTGTGCGAGCACCATCATCGCACCGAGCGCTCAGACAGCTGAGATACAGGGCGATCAGATTGCCTTGATGCTGAAAAAGGACATTAAAGGAGAAGAGTATCCAGCTTCCCTGCCTCCTCTCAAGCACAAAGGCTTCCTCGGTTCCCTCGGCAAAAAAGAAGGCTTTGCCAGCATGGGGAAAGTCTCACTCGTTGGTCAAATGGCTCGCGTCATCAAAAGCGGACAGCTGTGGATGTACAAAAAGCATATGGGATAG
- a CDS encoding DUF86 domain-containing protein, translating to MYDVNTKRIDQVLSYMSSMLDVLDKLKERGAETVLADEVAVAAMERALHLSIEGIVDVGNALIDGFIMRDPGSYSDIVEILRDEQVITGDQAVILTRVAEFRKHLVNEYTNVPADEMFALVVEAETALRQFEPAVRAFLDKELF from the coding sequence ATGTACGATGTGAATACGAAACGAATTGACCAAGTTTTGTCATATATGTCTTCCATGCTTGACGTGCTTGACAAGCTGAAGGAACGGGGAGCAGAAACGGTTTTGGCGGACGAAGTGGCTGTTGCTGCGATGGAGCGGGCCCTGCACTTGTCCATCGAGGGGATCGTCGATGTAGGGAATGCTCTGATCGACGGCTTTATCATGCGCGATCCCGGCAGCTACAGCGACATTGTGGAAATTTTGCGCGACGAGCAGGTGATCACGGGGGATCAGGCAGTGATCCTGACAAGGGTTGCCGAATTCCGCAAGCATTTGGTAAATGAGTATACAAATGTCCCGGCAGATGAGATGTTTGCACTGGTTGTCGAAGCAGAAACGGCTCTGCGTCAGTTTGAACCGGCTGTGCGGGCCTTTTTGGATAAAGAACTGTTTTAA
- a CDS encoding DUF1450 domain-containing protein has product MKPLVEFCASNVSSYTQSVVDALENDPQLDVDVLEYGCLGYCGECYMQPFALVNGNLVQAQTPDELLAKIKSKLREEDDLMNIDFPL; this is encoded by the coding sequence ATGAAGCCTTTGGTAGAATTTTGCGCGAGCAACGTTTCTTCCTATACCCAATCTGTCGTTGACGCTCTGGAGAACGATCCACAGCTGGATGTCGACGTATTGGAATACGGCTGTTTGGGCTATTGCGGCGAATGCTACATGCAGCCGTTCGCGCTGGTCAACGGCAATCTTGTGCAAGCACAGACCCCTGATGAGCTGCTAGCCAAAATCAAGAGCAAGCTGCGCGAGGAAGATGACCTGATGAATATCGACTTTCCGCTGTAA
- a CDS encoding YuzD family protein yields MSVEIKVFGTEQLCASCVNLPSAKETADWLEAALSRKYGSDSIRILYSDFQQPQTDDDKNWAQRIIEEDLWYPLVVISGEIVGEGNPKLKDIHAKLESMGVKPLADLVDSES; encoded by the coding sequence ATGAGCGTAGAAATTAAAGTTTTTGGGACTGAGCAGTTGTGCGCAAGCTGCGTCAATTTGCCATCCGCTAAAGAAACGGCAGACTGGCTGGAAGCAGCGCTCTCCCGCAAGTATGGAAGCGACAGCATCCGCATCCTGTACAGTGACTTTCAACAGCCTCAGACAGACGATGACAAAAACTGGGCGCAGCGGATTATCGAGGAAGATTTGTGGTATCCACTTGTCGTAATTTCCGGGGAAATTGTCGGCGAGGGTAATCCGAAGCTCAAAGATATTCATGCAAAGCTGGAGAGCATGGGAGTAAAGCCGTTGGCTGATCTCGTAGACAGCGAATCATAA
- a CDS encoding alpha/beta hydrolase, translated as MSTILLTIIGLLLLFGFVASGIAFHVAWRLTHPVRKALDMVPADFGINHTEEVSFPSREETISLSGWYFSAKQNGYASRSRTLIFAHGYSQNRLEPHLPALSLAARLLARGYDVLMFDFRNAGDSSPSLTTIGLREQKDLLGAIDFAAARRPGYAIGLIGFSMGAATSLLVGGADERVSVIVADSPFYSLREYLQENLPQWTGLPRFPFNWLILTLCPILLGANPREVKPYLAVKKAKKPIFFIHGTGDSTIPSDNSERLRALATDKKASIWFVPDAGHVRSYALVPDEYAKRVIDFLDNAME; from the coding sequence ATGAGTACGATTCTGCTCACGATCATAGGGCTGCTGCTGCTATTCGGGTTCGTTGCGTCAGGCATCGCTTTTCACGTGGCGTGGAGGCTGACCCATCCCGTTCGCAAGGCTCTCGATATGGTACCTGCAGATTTTGGCATCAACCATACGGAGGAGGTCAGCTTTCCCAGTCGGGAAGAAACGATCTCACTTTCGGGCTGGTATTTCTCGGCAAAACAAAACGGGTATGCTTCGCGAAGTCGAACGCTCATTTTTGCCCATGGATACAGTCAAAATCGTCTGGAACCCCACCTCCCGGCACTTTCGCTGGCAGCAAGGCTCCTCGCCAGAGGGTACGATGTCCTGATGTTTGATTTTCGCAATGCGGGTGATTCCAGTCCGTCCCTGACGACCATTGGACTTCGGGAGCAGAAGGACCTCCTCGGAGCGATTGATTTCGCTGCTGCGAGACGGCCCGGGTACGCAATCGGGCTCATCGGCTTTTCCATGGGGGCGGCTACTTCCTTGCTGGTAGGGGGAGCGGACGAGCGAGTATCCGTGATTGTCGCAGACTCTCCGTTTTATTCGCTGCGGGAGTACCTGCAAGAAAATTTGCCGCAATGGACGGGCCTGCCCCGTTTTCCGTTCAACTGGCTGATCTTGACGCTTTGCCCGATCCTCTTGGGAGCCAATCCCCGCGAAGTAAAGCCGTATTTGGCCGTCAAGAAGGCGAAGAAGCCGATCTTTTTCATCCACGGCACAGGTGATTCGACGATCCCTTCGGACAACAGTGAACGGCTGCGGGCCTTGGCGACGGACAAAAAAGCATCGATCTGGTTTGTCCCGGATGCCGGGCATGTGCGCAGCTACGCATTGGTCCCGGATGAATACGCCAAGCGTGTCATTGATTTTCTGGACAATGCAATGGAGTAG
- a CDS encoding NifU family protein, translating to MMDQVQEVLDKLRPYLQRDGGDVQLVDVEEGIVKLRLMGACGSCPSSTITLKAGIERALVEEIPGIKEVQQVF from the coding sequence ATGATGGATCAAGTACAAGAAGTTCTCGATAAACTGCGTCCGTACCTGCAGCGTGACGGTGGCGACGTACAACTCGTTGATGTTGAAGAAGGTATCGTAAAGCTGCGCCTGATGGGTGCTTGCGGAAGCTGCCCTTCCTCTACCATCACCCTCAAAGCAGGTATCGAGCGCGCCCTGGTCGAAGAAATTCCAGGCATCAAAGAAGTACAACAAGTATTCTAA
- the mqnE gene encoding aminofutalosine synthase MqnE — MALETFAIQDKSLAAIAEKVEHGERLTLEDGVTLFNSHDLLTIGQLANIVNQRKNGNNVYFVQNMYINPTNVCEAHCKFCGFRRDKDEDGAYTMNTEELLHYVETRFHPGIREFHIVGGHNQHMPFEYYVDTLRTLKKAYPDVTIKSYTGAEIEFFSRISGLSIEGVLKELMNAGLESLTGGGAEILTERYRMKMSPEKASTDMYLQVHRTAHQLGLKTHSTMLYGSIETLEERVIHMMRLRELQDETNGFLVFIPLAVQPIKASAGIKRRNSAIDDLKTMAISRLMLDNFPHIKAYFINIGTQLTQLSLTMGMSDVHGTLIEERISHAAGALTQQALTVDELVWLIKGAGKRALERDTFYNVVKEH, encoded by the coding sequence ATGGCGCTTGAAACCTTTGCCATCCAAGACAAATCGCTTGCCGCTATCGCGGAAAAAGTAGAGCACGGCGAACGCCTCACATTGGAAGACGGTGTTACTCTTTTCAACTCCCACGATCTTCTCACGATTGGACAGCTTGCCAATATCGTCAATCAACGGAAGAATGGCAACAATGTGTATTTTGTGCAAAATATGTACATCAATCCGACCAACGTCTGTGAAGCCCATTGCAAATTCTGTGGCTTCCGTCGCGACAAAGACGAAGATGGCGCTTACACCATGAATACCGAAGAGCTGCTGCACTACGTGGAAACACGTTTCCATCCAGGGATCCGCGAGTTCCATATCGTAGGCGGTCACAACCAGCACATGCCATTCGAATACTACGTCGACACGCTTCGCACGCTCAAAAAAGCTTACCCCGACGTCACCATCAAATCCTATACGGGTGCTGAAATCGAGTTCTTCTCCCGCATCTCCGGTCTGTCCATCGAAGGCGTGTTGAAAGAACTGATGAATGCAGGTCTGGAAAGCTTGACAGGCGGCGGCGCAGAGATCCTCACCGAGCGTTACCGGATGAAAATGAGCCCGGAAAAAGCGAGCACAGACATGTACCTGCAAGTACACCGTACAGCCCACCAGCTGGGGCTGAAAACGCACTCCACCATGCTGTACGGCTCTATCGAGACTTTGGAAGAGCGCGTGATCCACATGATGCGCCTGCGCGAGCTGCAAGACGAAACCAACGGATTCTTGGTCTTCATTCCGCTCGCTGTGCAGCCGATCAAAGCAAGCGCAGGTATCAAGCGCCGCAACTCCGCGATCGACGACCTGAAAACCATGGCGATCAGCCGCTTGATGCTGGATAACTTCCCTCACATCAAAGCCTACTTCATCAATATCGGTACCCAATTGACACAGCTGTCCCTGACGATGGGAATGTCTGATGTGCACGGTACCCTCATCGAAGAGCGCATCAGCCATGCTGCAGGCGCCCTGACTCAGCAAGCATTGACGGTTGACGAGCTGGTTTGGCTGATCAAAGGTGCAGGCAAACGCGCACTCGAACGCGATACCTTCTATAACGTTGTAAAAGAGCACTAA
- the cysK gene encoding cysteine synthase A, which yields MNVFGNVKELIGNTPIVEITQFDLPEGVRLFAKLEYFNPGGSVKDRLGMELIRAAEENGQLKPGGTIIEPTAGNTGIGVALAAVGTGYKVIFCVPEKFSEEKQELMRALGAEVVNTPTEQGIKGAIAKAQELAASIPGSFVPQQFANPANPDAHYKTTGPEIWKQMDGLVNVFVAGAGSGGTFMGVARYLKEQNPSVKTVIVEPEGSILNGGEPGPHKTEGIGMEFLPPFMDTSYFDSIHTIMDTEAFDLVKQLAAKEGMLVGSSAGAAMAAALREAKEAAPGTNIVVLFADSSERYLSKKIYQGGI from the coding sequence GTGAATGTATTTGGCAATGTGAAAGAACTGATCGGCAATACGCCCATCGTAGAAATTACACAGTTTGATCTGCCAGAGGGTGTTCGCTTGTTTGCCAAGCTGGAGTACTTCAATCCAGGCGGAAGCGTCAAGGACAGACTGGGCATGGAATTGATCCGCGCAGCAGAGGAAAACGGACAGCTGAAACCAGGCGGGACTATCATCGAACCAACGGCTGGGAATACAGGAATCGGTGTTGCGTTGGCCGCTGTAGGAACAGGTTATAAAGTTATTTTTTGCGTACCTGAAAAGTTCTCTGAGGAAAAACAGGAGCTGATGCGCGCACTCGGTGCTGAGGTAGTCAATACCCCGACCGAGCAAGGCATCAAGGGAGCGATCGCGAAGGCACAGGAACTGGCTGCATCGATCCCAGGCTCTTTCGTACCGCAGCAGTTTGCAAATCCTGCGAATCCGGATGCGCATTACAAGACGACTGGACCGGAAATCTGGAAGCAAATGGACGGCTTGGTGAACGTCTTCGTGGCAGGCGCAGGCTCTGGCGGAACGTTCATGGGGGTCGCCCGTTACCTGAAAGAACAAAATCCATCAGTCAAAACCGTCATCGTGGAGCCTGAAGGGTCGATCCTGAACGGCGGAGAACCAGGGCCGCACAAAACAGAAGGGATCGGCATGGAGTTCTTGCCTCCATTCATGGACACGAGCTACTTCGATTCGATTCACACCATTATGGATACAGAAGCATTCGATCTGGTGAAGCAGCTGGCAGCGAAAGAAGGAATGCTGGTGGGAAGCTCCGCGGGTGCAGCGATGGCAGCAGCCCTGCGCGAAGCCAAAGAAGCCGCTCCAGGAACCAACATCGTCGTTCTGTTTGCAGACAGCAGCGAACGCTATCTCAGCAAAAAAATCTATCAGGGAGGAATCTAA
- a CDS encoding phosphatidylglycerophosphatase A family protein has product MGEHPLNSESCLNVVIELLDKRGVSLDDIAEIVFFLQTNYVPDLTKDMCMESVKAVLKKREVQNALLTGIQLDILAEEKKLLPPLQSIIEADEPLYGVDEVLALAIVNLYGSIGFTNFGYVDKLKHGKLEYLNDKRNGVHTFLDDLVGAIAAAASSRIAHRQKQQEECLES; this is encoded by the coding sequence ATGGGCGAGCATCCACTAAACAGTGAATCCTGCCTGAATGTCGTCATTGAGTTATTGGATAAGCGTGGCGTCAGTCTGGATGACATCGCAGAGATTGTGTTTTTCCTGCAAACCAACTATGTTCCTGATCTGACAAAGGACATGTGTATGGAGAGCGTGAAGGCGGTTTTGAAAAAGAGGGAAGTGCAAAATGCGCTCTTAACAGGCATTCAGCTGGATATTCTGGCGGAAGAAAAGAAGCTTTTGCCCCCGCTTCAATCCATCATCGAGGCGGATGAGCCGCTCTACGGTGTGGATGAAGTCCTGGCGCTCGCGATCGTCAATTTGTACGGCAGCATCGGTTTTACCAACTTTGGTTATGTAGACAAATTAAAGCACGGAAAGCTGGAATATCTGAATGACAAGAGAAACGGCGTGCATACCTTCCTCGACGATTTGGTGGGGGCGATTGCTGCAGCTGCTTCGAGCCGAATCGCCCACCGCCAAAAACAACAAGAGGAATGCCTAGAGAGTTAG
- a CDS encoding bifunctional cystathionine gamma-lyase/homocysteine desulfhydrase, which yields MRIKTRLIHGGIEGDPHTGAVSVPIYQVSTYKQEAIGKHKGFEYSRTGNPTRHALETYIAELEGGARGFAFGSGMAALSTILSLFNKGDHLVVGDDVYGGTYRVITRVFSRLGLEATYVDTNDLQAVEAAVRPETKAIIMETPTNPLLKVNDIGALSGIAKAKGLLLIVDNTFMTPYWQNPLDLGADIVFHSATKYLGGHSDVVAGLVVAKDAQVGEDLHFVQNAIGGILGPQDSWLLLRGMKTLGVRMEEHEQNARTLAKWLAERSDIKRVIYPGLSSHPGHELMQKQARGFGGMISFDVGSAERADQVLSKVKLYTLAESLGAVESLISVPARMTHASIPVERRAELGITEGLIRISVGIEDVEDLIEDLEQALS from the coding sequence ATGCGTATCAAGACACGTTTGATCCATGGCGGTATCGAGGGAGATCCACACACAGGAGCGGTGTCGGTTCCGATTTATCAAGTGAGCACCTACAAGCAGGAAGCGATCGGCAAGCACAAAGGATTTGAATATTCCCGTACTGGGAATCCGACTCGTCACGCGCTGGAGACATACATCGCCGAGCTCGAGGGAGGCGCTCGCGGATTTGCGTTTGGTTCCGGTATGGCTGCTCTGTCCACGATTCTTTCGCTGTTCAACAAAGGCGATCATCTGGTAGTGGGCGACGACGTTTACGGTGGTACGTACCGCGTCATTACCCGTGTCTTTTCTCGTCTTGGGCTGGAAGCCACCTACGTGGACACCAATGATTTGCAAGCTGTGGAAGCGGCCGTGCGCCCTGAAACGAAGGCAATCATTATGGAAACTCCGACTAATCCGCTCTTAAAAGTAAATGATATTGGTGCCTTGTCTGGCATCGCCAAAGCAAAAGGCTTGCTGCTGATTGTTGACAACACGTTCATGACGCCATACTGGCAAAACCCGCTGGATCTCGGTGCTGACATCGTGTTCCACAGTGCGACCAAATATCTGGGTGGACACAGTGACGTCGTGGCTGGTCTCGTCGTAGCTAAAGATGCACAAGTGGGGGAAGACCTGCATTTCGTGCAAAATGCGATCGGCGGCATCCTGGGTCCACAAGACTCCTGGCTGCTTTTGCGCGGTATGAAAACACTGGGTGTCCGTATGGAAGAGCACGAGCAAAATGCACGCACTCTGGCAAAATGGTTGGCAGAGCGCAGCGACATCAAGCGTGTCATCTACCCTGGTTTGTCCAGCCATCCAGGTCACGAGCTGATGCAAAAGCAGGCTCGCGGCTTTGGCGGTATGATTTCCTTTGACGTGGGAAGCGCTGAGCGTGCGGACCAAGTACTGTCCAAAGTGAAGCTCTACACGCTGGCGGAATCTCTGGGTGCTGTCGAAAGTCTGATCAGCGTGCCAGCTCGCATGACTCATGCTTCCATTCCGGTGGAGCGCCGCGCAGAGCTGGGCATTACCGAGGGCTTGATCCGCATTTCCGTAGGGATTGAGGATGTAGAAGACCTGATCGAGGATCTGGAACAAGCGCTCTCCTAA
- a CDS encoding aspartyl-phosphate phosphatase Spo0E family protein — MRDVLLEKIELLRQRMVNMGLEFGLDHPEVLEYSIQIDELHNELNQIDHGLSKVGTNKKPYRFYLLENKAYFA; from the coding sequence ATGCGGGACGTTTTACTCGAAAAAATCGAACTCCTTCGACAGCGTATGGTAAATATGGGGTTAGAGTTTGGGTTGGATCATCCAGAAGTCCTAGAATATAGTATACAAATTGATGAACTACACAACGAACTGAACCAAATAGATCATGGTCTGTCTAAGGTAGGTACCAACAAGAAACCATATCGCTTTTATCTACTCGAAAATAAAGCCTATTTCGCATAA